The following are from one region of the Nicotiana tomentosiformis chromosome 7, ASM39032v3, whole genome shotgun sequence genome:
- the LOC104096643 gene encoding endoplasmic reticulum oxidoreductin-1-like has translation MVEETEVNELKKKGNETRRSQRKLGRSAIWAVLVLIIALGAAFFHTQKGKPCPCFQDSRKYTGIVEDCCCDYETVDAINGAVLHPLLQGLVTTPFFRYFKVKLWCDCPFWPDDGMCKLRDCSVCECPENEFPESFRRPPLGLPADDLKCQEGKPEAAVDRTLDSKVFRGWIEVDNPWTNDDETDNDEMTYVNLLLNPERYTGYTGPSARRIWDAVYSENCPKYASGEICQEKKVLYKLISGLHSSISIHIAADYLLDETKNLWGTNPDLMYDRVLQYPDRVRNLYFTFLFVLRAVTKAKDYLEQAEYDTGNPEEDLKAQSLMRQLLYSPKLQAACPVPFDEAKLWKGQSGPELKQQIQKQFRNISAIMDCVGCEKCRLWGKLQVLGLGTALKILFSVDGEYRHDQHLQLQRNEVIALVNLLNRLSESIKLVQEMSPTFEKTIGGLSLQPAAKLISSWKRLWETVVGDRLRKLPL, from the exons ATGGTGGAAGAAACTGAGGTTAATGAGCTGAAGAAGAAGGGGAATGAGACGAGGAGAAGTCAAAGGAAATTGGGCCGATCAGCAATTTGGGCTGTTCTGGTGTTGATAATAGCATTGGGTGCAGCATTCTTCCATACCCAAAAGGGGAAGCCGTGTCCTTGTTTTCAG GATTCTAGAAAATATACTGGAATAGTTGAGGACTGCTGTTGTGATTACGAAACAGTTGACGCTATTAATGGGGCTGTGCTGCATCCTTTACTCCAAGGGCTTGTTACAACTCCCTTTTTTAGATACTTTAAG GTTAAGCTGTGGTGTGACTGCCCTTTTTGGCCTGATGATGGTATGTGTAAGTTGCGAGATTGCAGTGTATGTGAATGTCCAGAAAATGAATTTCCCGAATCTTTTAGGAGACCACCACTTGGCCTTCCAGCTGATGATCTGAAATGTCAAGAGGGAAAACCAGAGGCAGCTGTTGACCGCACTCTCGACTCTAAGGTTTTCAGGGGATGGATAGAGGTAGATAACCCTTGGACAAATGATGATGAGACAGATAATG ATGAGATGACATATGTCAATCTCTTACTGAACCCGGAGCGTTACACTGGTTACACTGGTCCCTCAGCCAGGCGAATATGGGATGCTGTATATTCAGAGAATTGTCCGAAAT ATGCATCTGGAGAGATTTGCCAGGAGAAAAAGGTTTTATACAAGCTTATATCTGGTCTCCACTCTTCAATCTCAATACACATAGCTGCTGATTACCTGCTTGATGAAACTAAAAACTTG TGGGGTACAAATCCAGATCTGATGTATGATCGTGTTCTGCAATATCCTGATCGTGTCAGAAACTTGTATTTTACTTTCCTCTTTGTTCTCCGAGCTGTAACAAAA GCAAAAGATTACCTGGAGCAGGCTGAGTATGATACTGGTAATCCTGAGGAAGACCTTAAAGCACAGTCCCTTATGCGACAGCTACTATACAGCCCGAAACTGCAGGCTGCATGTCCAGTTCCTTTTGACGAAGCTAAACTGTGGAAAGGCCAAAGTGGACCTGAGCTAAAGCAGCAGATTCAAAAGCAATTCAGGAATATCAG CGCTATCATGGATTGTGTAGGATGTGAGAAATGTCGACTGTGGGGAAAGCTTCAGGTTCTTGGTCTTGGAACCGCACTAAAGATTCTCTTCTCTGTTGATGGTGAATATCGCCATGATCAACAT CTGCAGTTGCAAAGAAATGAAGTGATTGCTCTGGTAAACCTCCTTAATCGACTATCAGAATCGATCAAACTTGTACAGGAAATGAGCCCTACATTTGAGAAAACAATTGGGGGGCTAAGTCTACAGCCAGCTGCTAAGCTAATAAGTTCATGGAAAAGACTATGGGAAACAGTAGTAGGGGATAG GTTGAGGAAGCTTCCATTGTAG